The Coccidioides posadasii str. Silveira chromosome 3, complete sequence genome contains a region encoding:
- a CDS encoding uncharacterized protein (EggNog:ENOG410PFW5~COG:I), with protein sequence MSFAPPSGPPPARVPEGWKAEYHDGYKEWYYVDLSTGISQWNPPPTEAVAPHPSHPPTSPSSPPPSYEASGPPSAVGAVGSGPDQKIGPHATQSALGSNNPYKSQISDNSSTMLPGSPVVSDTKGPVKSPDPNKMIDEDARLAAQLQEEENERARQQGYDCVLEANNTEPNSRASNPSANYSTIATASSTLPSQLQTRAKGGFFGKLLDKARQHAPSSSRPQQPSYYPTPAQQQPQYGYALQQQPYGGYPPQGAGGYHAPQYPPYQNPYGQPGMQPGRMGGGRGGSGMGMAGAAALGLGGGLLGGALLSNALDKDHGDGYQDGFADGGDFGGFD encoded by the exons ATGTCGTTTGCTCCTCCATCTGGTCCTCCTCCGGCCCGCGTTCCTGAGGGCTGGAAGGCAGAGTACCATGATGGGTATAAAGAATG GTATTATGTTGATTTGAGCACCGGGATTTCCCAATGGAATCCTCCGCCGACGGAGGCCGTTGCTCCACATCCTTCCCACCCTCCTACCAGTCCATCTTCTCCTCCACCATCATATGAAGCTTCAGGTCCACCTTCGGCGGTGGGCGCGGTTGGTTCTGGTCCAGATCAGAAGATAGGGCCACACGCAACGCAATCAGCGCTTGGCTCGAACAATCCGTACAAATCCCAAATTTCCGATAATTCGAGCACAATGCTTCCGGGATCGCCTGTCGTGTCAGATACAAAAGGCCCAGTAAAGTCACCGGATCCAAATAAGATGATTGATGAGGATGCAAGGCTTGCCGCAcagcttcaagaagaagaaaatgagCGAGCCAGGCAACAAGGATATGATTGCGTCCTTGAGGCGAACAACACAGAACCAAACTCAAGGGCTTCGAATCCCTCTGCTAACTATAGCACCATCGCCACGGCTTCATCAACATTGCCAAGCCAGCTGCAGACTCGTGCAAAAGGAGGCTTCTTCGGAAAATTACTGGACAAAGCCAGGCAGCATGCACCATCTTCATCCCGGCCGCAGCAACCAAGCTACTACCCTACCCCAGCACAGCAGCAACCACAGTATGGTTACGCACTTCAACAACAGCCATACGGGGGCTACCCGCCCCAAGGTGCAGGGGGTTATCACGCACCTCAATACCCACCGTACCAAAATCCCTATGGACAGCCTGGCATGCAACCTGGCAGGATGGGTGGCGGGCGTGGTGGCAGCGGAATGGGAATGGCAGGTGCTGCGGCTTTGGGTCTGGGCGGTGGATTATTGGGTGGTGCACTGTTGTCCAATGCGTTGGATAAAGATCATGGGGACGGGTACCAGGATGGTTTTGCCGATGGAGGTGATTTCGGCGGGTTTGATTGA
- a CDS encoding uncharacterized protein (EggNog:ENOG410PFW5~COG:I~BUSCO:2557at33183), with product MFSSSDPPFKTRAIEFAKPGPKGTPDSVPIPGSEQPGRSQVYRHWKIGNGELMKTLDPKVRTGHDMFESTALRQPKKPCLGWRPWDPVKKNFGPYVWMDYGTVQTRRAAIGVGLIELHRQIGIHDRTFGVGLWCQNRPEWQLVDLACMSQSLFSVSLYETLGPEATEFIVKNAELACVVASLPHLPTLLRLKPKLACLKMIVCLDPLDSNDQAGHSKRDILAPIAAEVGVTIYTLDELEKLGASLNRPYNPPSPDDIITINYTSGTTGTPKGVVLTHANAVAAATTSLATVLQSPDDVACSYLPLAHIYGRMVEQTMLWAGGRIGYFHGNILELVDDFKLLRPTALASVPRLYGRFGGAIRAATVEQPGFKGALSRHVVSAKTANLVGVKPENATVKHALYDRIWSKKVAAGLGFDRMRYMVSGSAPLDSSLHQFLRLAFATTIVQGYGLTESFAVALCQSPNDLSAGHCGGVSPVVEACLMSLPDMDYSVDDKPYPRGELLLRGNSIFREYYKNPEETEKAMTEDGWFRTGDVCMVDELGRFTIIDRRKNLLKLAQGEYVSPERIEGIYQSACPYLGQAFVHGDGIQTHLVAIFGIQPDIFASFAGKVLKKTFSPTDLDALREASKDPKVLDAVRRDLDRAGKKYKLAGFERVKNLALFHEPFSIDNGLLTPTLKLKRPQAVKAFRDVLDELYATAPGNGVNENDVLRSKL from the exons ATGTTTTCATCTTCCGACCCGCCGTTTAAGACTCGGGCGATTGAATTCGCCAAACCGGGGCCCAAGGGCACTCCGGACTCCGTCCCCATTCCTGGTTCCGAACAGCCAGGTCGTTCACAGGTTTACAGACATTGGAAGATCGGAAATGGTGAATTGATGAAGACTCTCGACCCGAAG GTCCGTACCGGCCATGACATGTTCGAAAGCACCG CCCTTCGTCAGCCCAAAAAACCGTGTTTAGGTTGGCGTCCATGGGATCCCGTTAAGAAGAACTTTGGTCCCTATGTGTGGATGGATTATGGAACAGTTCAGACACGACGTGCCGCTATTGGTGTTGGGTTGATTGAATTACACCGCCAGATCGGTATCCATGACCGGACCTTCGGTGTTGGCCTTTGGTGCCAGAACAGGCCTGAGTGGCAACTCGTTG ACTTGGCTTGTATGTCGCAATCGCTATTCTCGGTTTCACTGTATGAGACCCTGGGCCCTGAAGCCACCGAATTTATCGTCAAGAATGCCGAATTGGCCTGTGTTGTCGCTTCGCTTCCGCATCTTCCAACGTTGCTTAGGCTGAAACCCAAACTCGCGTGTTTGAAAATGATCGTCTGTCTCGACCCGTTAGATTCGAACGACCAGGCAGGCCATTCAAAACGCGACATTCTTGCACCTATTGCTGCTGAGGTCGGCGTAACAATTTATACCCTGGATGAACTTGAGAAGCTCGGGGCTTCTCTTAATCGCCCCTACAACCCGCCTTCGCCTGATGATATTATTACTATCAACTACACTTCCGGCACCACCGGTACGCCAAAGGGTGTTGTTCTCACCCATGCAAACGCAGTTGCGGCTGCGACCACGTCTTTGGCAACTGTATTGCAGTCCCCTGATGACGTTGCATGCTCGTATCTTCCCCTAGCCCACATTTACGGAAGAATGGTTGAGCAAACGATGCTTTGGGCTGGTGGTAGGATCGGCTACTTCCATGGTAACATCTTGGAGCTTGTCGATGACTTTAAGCTACTGAGACCTACCGCTCTCGCATCTGTCCCGCGTCTATATGGCCGCTTTGGTGGCGCTATTCGTGCAGCTACAGTGGAACAGCCTGGATTCAAGGGGGCCTTATCCCGCCATGTCGTTTCCGCGAAAACTGCAAATCTAGTTGGAGTAAAACCAGAGAATGCAACTGTGAAGCATGCTCTGTACGATAGGATCTGGAGCAAGAAGGTTGCCGCGGGACTTGGCTTTGACCGTATGAGATATATGGTATCAGGTTCTGCGCCGCTCGATAGCTCACTCCACCAATTTTTGCGTCTTGCTTTCGCGACTACTATCGTCCAGGGTTACGGATTGACTGAAAGTTTTGCGGTTGCGTTGTGCCAGTCGCCAAATGATTTGTCTGCGGGTCACTGCGGAGGTGTCTCCCCCGTTGTTGAAGCTTGCTTGATGTCGCTTCCAGATATGGATTATTCCGTTGATGACAAGCCATATCCACGTGGCGAGTTGCTTCTTCGTGGTAACTCAATCTTTAGAGAATACTATAAGAATCCCGAAGAAACCGAGAAGGCGATGACAGAGGACGGATGGTTCCGAACTGGTGATGTGTGCATGGTTGACGAGCTCGGCCGCTTCACTATCATCGACCGCCGTAAGAACCTTCTCAAGCTCGCTCAGGGAGAATATGTGTCCCCTGAGCGCATTGAAGGTATCTATCAGAGCGCGTGCCCGTACCTTGGACAAGCCTTTGTTCATGGTGACGGTATTCAGACGCATCTTGTTGCTATTTTCGGCATTCAACCCGATATTTTTGCCTCTTTTGCGGGCAAGGTTTTGAAGAAAACCTTCTCTCCTACGGACTTGGACGCTCTTCGTGAAGCTAGCAAAGATCCAAAGGTCCTCGACGCAGTGAGGAGAGATCTCGACCGTGCAGGCAAAAAATATAAACTCGCAGGATTCGAAAGAGTGAAGAATTTGGCACTGTTCCATGAGCCATTCTCGATTGATAATGGCCTGTTGACCCCCAC GTTAAAACTCAAGCGTCCTCAAGCCGTCAAGGCCTTTAGAGATGTCCTGGATGAGCTCTATGCTACAGCCCCCGGCAATGGAGTTAACGAGAACGATGTCCTTCGATCCAAATTGTAG
- a CDS encoding uncharacterized protein (EggNog:ENOG410QE14~COG:T): protein MANSSLDETVKKYPIEYNFLQPILGRLQHAEQAYRPGGPGNEDCRMGVLKLLYILQGQDAAFNLRSKTGDQSMASELAGLFRHVEANFNYNHYRPLVQLILEKAPDTDIWKAVLDLINTISRETPPSSIPPSFNATPVRFTLSSQKGPEQTCLLVEGRIF, encoded by the coding sequence ATGGCGAACTCCTCCCTTGACGAGACTGTCAAGAAGTATCCAATTGAATATAATTTCCTTCAGCCAATATTGGGTCGCCTTCAGCACGCCGAGCAAGCGTACAGGCCCGGCGGGCCAGGAAATGAAGATTGTCGAATGGGTGTTCTAAAGTTGCTTTATATTTTACAAGGGCAGGATGCAGCATTCAATCTTCGCTCGAAAACAGGTGACCAAAGCATGGCATCCGAATTGGCTGGCTTATTTCGGCACGTCGAAGCTAACTTCAACTACAATCATTATCGCCCACTTGTCCAACTCATCCTTGAGAAAGCACCCGATACAGATATCTGGAAAGCAGTCCTTGATCTCATCAACACCATCTCTCGCGAAACCCCACCATCAAGCATTCCCCCCTCATTCAATGCTACGCCAGTAAGATTCACATTATCATCACAGAAAGGACCTGAGCAGACATGTCTGCTGGTGGAAGGGAGGATATTTTAA
- a CDS encoding uncharacterized protein (EggNog:ENOG410PJ8S~COG:S): MQDLESFFWMLFWIPIHYDGPDRGKEVERFERWNYMNADELADAKKGIISDEGHFLRILVDMAPVKVASKETVNSDHAAAVRAEYRQKMSIQLSGSDLL; the protein is encoded by the coding sequence ATGCAGGATCTCGAGTCTTTCTTCTGGATGCTTTTTTGGATTCCCATTCACTACGATGGCCCTGATAGAGGAAAGGAGGTAGAGCGCTTCGAGAGATGGAATTACATGAATGCCGATGAGCTAGCGGATGCAAAGAAAGGGATAATTAGTGATGAAGGACATTTTCTTAGAATATTGGTGGACATGGCACCAGTCAAAGTGGCTTCCAAGGAAACAGTCAATAGTGATCACGCTGCCGCAGTACGAGCTGAGTATCGTCAGAAAATGAGCATCCAGCTGAGCGGCTcggatcttctttga
- a CDS encoding uncharacterized protein (EggNog:ENOG410PK0T~COG:M) — MQQTSMKIDEMATQECNSEKTQAGSIQPITEALLKHKLVIVTGAGVTLNATQQNSGEHLEKLTWSGLIRHGLRYLSELPLITGPDKDRIISANALLEINSAGSSMDAINIMKGLMTDYNELASWLTNIFSGLKVHQHAILDVLKDLHKEGAILVTTNYDHILDDHGEKLRSISPSDNPDDIRRFKSGHLDGIFHLHGSYDRPQDVILNTTDYVRVVNSEVKYMLEKFLMFDTVLFVGCGAGLNDPNFGPLLNWVREYQKNIPEKHFTLVKKGDISDYRPLRSLIYGQNYSDMASYLRKILEPLPELRRKLNKDTARDNYGSSPSAQQTAPEDAINLTYKRSVTPIIEEAEKAIRLFDAVNKGDFADVHQLLMSGANAKTRMENGWAVFHAAVKGKNWKIIRHLLDTDGTSINTRMNNGWTPLHEAAKGGVKQIVQQLLEEGAIVDARMNDRTYNGRTPLHEAVKKKDIDIVQLLIDKSADVNANFENRWTPLHEAVKRKSKEIVQQLLDNGADLSAKMNSGWTPLHEAAKEGNMEIVQQLLDKGANIDARMDNGWTPLHEAAKQGSTEIVQQLLNNNAKEDARTDNGWTPLHEAANRGSMEIVQQLLDNDANKNARTDSGWTPLHEAVKKKKIDIVQLLIEKDAEVNANFDNRWTPLHEAVKRKSKEIVQQLLDNGADLSAKMNSGWTPLHEAAKEGNMEIVQQLLDKGANTDARMDNGWTPLDEAITGRDITIVQLMTRYRGRDQSSIASTTIPHASRQLMIA; from the coding sequence ATGCAGCAAACATCAATGAAGATTGACGAAATGGCGACTCAAGAATGTAACAGCGAGAAGACGCAGGCTGGGAGCATTCAGCCCATAACCGAAGCACTCTTGAAACATAAACTCGTTATTGTCACAGGTGCAGGGGTTACACTCAATGCCACTCAACAAAACTCCGGAGAACACTTGGAAAAATTGACTTGGAGTGGATTGATTAGACATGGGCTCAGATACTTGTCCGAATTGCCCTTAATTACTGGCCCAGACAAGGACAGAATCATAAGCGCAAATGCTTTACTGGAAATCAACTCTGCTGGCAGTTCAATGGATGCGATAAATATTATGAAAGGTCTAATGACTGATTACAATGAGCTCGCCTCATGGCTGACAAATATTTTCTCGGGCTTGAAAGTTCATCAGCACGCGATATTGGATGTGCTGAAAGATTTGCATAAAGAGGGGGCTATACTCGTCACTACAAATTACGACCATATTTTGGATGATCATGGCGAAAAGCTCCGATCGATCTCTCCCTCTGACAATCCCGATGACATCAGAAGATTTAAAAGTGGTCACTTAGACGGCATCTTCCATTTACATGGAAGCTATGACCGGCCACAAGATGTCATCTTAAACACCACTGACTACGTTCGCGTTGTGAATTCTGAAGTAAAGTATATGCTTGAAAAGTTCTTGATGTTCGACACAGTTCTCTTCGTCGGCTGCGGGGCTGGCCTTAACGATCCAAATTTTGGACCTCTTCTAAACTGGGTCAGGGaatatcagaagaatatCCCTGAAAAACACTTCACATTGGTTAAAAAAGGGGACATCTCAGACTACAGGCCACTAAGGAGTTTGATCTATGGACAAAATTATTCGGATATGGCTAGTTACCTTCGAAAAATTCTGGAGCCTCTTCCGGAATTGCGCAGAAAGTTGAACAAAGACACTGCTAGGGATAATTATGGCTCATCCCCCAGTGCGCAACAAACTGCTCCTGAAGATGCAATAAACTTAACTTATAAGCGCTCAGTCACACCAATTATTGAAGAGGCTGAAAAAGCAATACGGCTTTTTGATGCAGTCAACAAAGGGGACTTTGCTGATGTGCATCAGCTGCTAATGTCTGGGGCAAATGCCAAGACCAGGATGGAAAATGGTTGGGCGGTGTTTCATGCAGCAGTTAAGGGAAAAAACTGGAAAATTATACGGCACTTGCTGGATACTGATGGTACCAGTATCAATACAAGAATGAATAATGGATGGACACCACTGCATGAAGCAGCAAAAGGAGGGGTCAAACAAATTGTGCAGCAGCTGCTAGAAGAAGGTGCCATTGTTGATGCAAGAATGAATGATAGGACATATAATGGACGGACACCTTTACATGAAGCAGTGAAGAAAAAGGATATTGATATTGTTCAACTGCTGATTGACAAAAGTGCTGATGTTAATGCAAACTTTGAGAACAGATGGACACCATTACATGAAGCAGTTAAGAGGAAAAGCAAGGAAATTGTACAACAACTGCTTGATAATGGTGCTGATCTTAGTGCAAAGATGAATAGTGGATGGACACCACTTCATGAAGCAGCTAAGGAGGGCAACATGGAAATTGTTCAGCAACTGCTGGATAAGGGTGCGAATATTGATGCAAGAATGGATAATGGATGGACACCACTTCATGAAGCAGCTAAGCAGGGCAGCACAGAAATTGTTCAACAGCTGCTGAATAATAATGCTAAAGAAGATGCAAGGACAGATAATGGATGGACACCACTACATGAAGCAGCTAATAGGGGGAGCATGGAAATTGTTCAGCAACTGCTGGATAATGATGccaataaaaatgcaagaaCAGATAGTGGATGGACACCTTTACATGAAGCagtgaagaaaaagaagattgatatTGTTCAACTGCTGATTGAAAAGGATGCTGAGGTGAATGCAAACTTTGATAACAGATGGACACCATTACATGAAGCAGTTAAGAGAAAAAGCAAGGAAATTGTACAACAACTGCTTGATAATGGTGCTGATCTTAGTGCAAAGATGAATAGTGGATGGACACCACTTCATGAAGCAGCTAAGGAGGGCAACATGGAAATTGTTCAGCAACTGCTGGATAAGGGTGCAAATACTGATGCAAGAATGGATAATGGATGGACACCACTGGATGAGGCAATCACAGGAAGAGATATAACAATTGTTCAGCTGATGACAAGGTATAGGGGCAGAGACCAATCATCTATAGCCTCTACTACCATACCACATGCATCAAGACAGCTGATGATTGCTTGA
- the MET17_1 gene encoding Homocysteine synthase, variant 2 (EggNog:ENOG410QDTP~COG:E~BUSCO:7097at33183) yields the protein MASDQSSHKFETLQLHAGQEPDPTTNARAVPIYATTSFTFNDSAHGARLFGLKEFGNIYSRIMNPTVDVFEKRIAALEGGVAAVAASSGQAAQFMAIAALAHQGDNIVSTTNLYGGTYNQFKVMLPRLGIQTKFVNGDKPEDISAAIDDRTKAVYIETIGNPRYNVPDFEAIAKVAHEKGVPLIVDNTFGAGGYFCQPIKHGADIVVHSATKWIGGHGTTIAGVVIDSGKFDWGKHGKRFPQFIEPSEGYHGLKFWETFGSIAYAIRVRVEILRDLGAALNPFGAQQILLGIETLSLRGERHASNAIALARWLEKNENVAWVSYPGLESHPSHETAKKYLKRGFGGVLSFGVKGGAAAGSEVVDNFKLISNLANVGDSKTLAIHPWSTTHEQLTEEERIASGVTEDAIRLSVGTEHIDDIIADFEQSFAVAADSTV from the exons ATGGCTTCCGACCAGTCTTCCCACAAATTCGAGACGCTGCAATTGCACGCCGG CCAGGAACCCGATCCCACGACGAACGCCCGTGCAGTGCCAATTTATGCCACTACT TCTTTTACCTTCAATGACTCCGCTCATGGCGCTAGACTCTTCGGTCTTAAAGAATTCGGCAACATCTACAGCCGTATTATGAAC CCAACTGTCGATGTCTTCGAAAAGCGAATCGCGGCCCTTGAAGGCGGTGTTGCAGCCGTCGCGGCTTCGTCCGGCCAGGCTGCTCAATTCATGGCAATTGCTGCTCTAGCCCACCAGGGTGACAACATCGTTTCTACCACGAACCTCTACGGCGGTACCTATAACCAGTTCAAGGTCATGCTCCCACGCTTGGGAATTCAGACCAAATTCGTAAACGGTGACAAGCCAGAGGACATTTCTGCTGCGATTGACGACCGCACAAAGGCAGTTTATATCGAGACCATCGGTAACCCACGCTACAATGTCCCTGACTTTGAAGCTATTGCCAAAGTTGCCCATGAGAAGGGTGTGCCTTTAATC GTTGACAACACTTTCGGTGCAGGTGGTTATTTCTGCCAGCCCATCAAGCATGGCGCCGACATCGTCGTTCACAGTGCCACCAAATGGATTGGTGGCCATGGAACCACCATTGCAGGTGTTGTCATTGACAGCGGCAAGTTCGACTGGGGCAAGCATGGCAAGCGATTCCCACAATTTATCGAGCCATCCGAGGGATACCATGGCCTCAAGTTCTGGGAGACATTCGGCTCGATCGCTTACGCTATTCGTGTGCGTGTTGAGATCCTTAGAGATTTGGGCGCTGCCTTGAACCCATTCGGCGCCCAGCAAATTCTTCTCGGTATAGAGACGTTGAGCTTGAGAGGCGAGCGACATGCTAGTAACGCAATTGCGCTTGCTCGCTGGCTGGAGAAGAACGAGAACGTTGCCTGGGTCTCATATCCCGGTCTCGAAAGCCACCCAAGCCACGAAACTGCGAAGAAGTACCTCAAACGTGGCTTTGGTGGCGTGCTATCATTCGGTGTTAAGGGAGGCGCTGCAGCAGGTAGCGAGGTTGTTGATAACTTTAAGTTGATTTCAAACCTTGCCAA TGTCGGTGATTCCAAGACCCTCGCCATCCACCCGTGGTCAACAACCCACGAGCAGTTGACTGAGGAAGAAAGAATCGCCTCTGGTGTCACCGAAGATGCCATTCGTCTTTCAGTCGGCACTGAGCATATTGACGACATCATCGCTGACTTTGAACAGTCATTTGCCGTGGCTGCCGATTCCA CTGTTTAA
- a CDS encoding uncharacterized protein (EggNog:ENOG410QE14~COG:T), whose product MMEFMAIEVLLNVDHTYCYDLESFFYVLIWQCARHSWRKSKQGLEQPKDSLLKRWYTGNYKEIATYKQGNMEAGEFEHILMKEFPPYLDCIKPLCRAIRDILFPYGKKGLIIGTPQDPKTLYDPIIKAYEDAISLLETET is encoded by the coding sequence ATGATGGAGTTTATGGCAATTGAGGTGCTACTCAATGTGGATCACACTTATTGTTATGATCTTGAGTCTTTCTTCTATGTGCTTATCTGGCAATGCGCACGCCACAGTtggagaaaatcaaaacAGGGACTGGAGCAGCCCAAAGACAGCCTTCTAAAAAGATGGTATACTGGCAACTATAAGGAAATTGCAACTTACAAACAAGGCAACATGGAAGCTGGCGAATTTGAGCATATTTTGATGAAGGAATTTCCTCCATATCTTGACTGTATCAAGCCGCTCTGCAGAGCCATCCGGGACATACTTTTTCCTTACGGGAAGAAGGGACTTATCATTGGCACCCCGCAAGACCCAAAAACGTTGTATGATCCTATTATCAAGGCGTATGAGGATGCGATATCGCTACTTGAAACTGAAACTTGA
- the MET17_1 gene encoding Homocysteine synthase (EggNog:ENOG410QDTP~COG:E~BUSCO:7097at33183), which yields MASDQSSHKFETLQLHAGQEPDPTTNARAVPIYATTSFTFNDSAHGARLFGLKEFGNIYSRIMNPTVDVFEKRIAALEGGVAAVAASSGQAAQFMAIAALAHQGDNIVSTTNLYGGTYNQFKVMLPRLGIQTKFVNGDKPEDISAAIDDRTKAVYIETIGNPRYNVPDFEAIAKVAHEKGVPLIVDNTFGAGGYFCQPIKHGADIVVHSATKWIGGHGTTIAGVVIDSGKFDWGKHGKRFPQFIEPSEGYHGLKFWETFGSIAYAIRVRVEILRDLGAALNPFGAQQILLGIETLSLRGERHASNAIALARWLEKNENVAWVSYPGLESHPSHETAKKYLKRGFGGVLSFGVKGGAAAGSEVVDNFKLISNLANVGDSKTLAIHPWSTTHEQLTEEERIASGVTEDAIRLSVGTEHIDDIIADFEQSFAVAADSSKKALPDRTVANN from the exons ATGGCTTCCGACCAGTCTTCCCACAAATTCGAGACGCTGCAATTGCACGCCGG CCAGGAACCCGATCCCACGACGAACGCCCGTGCAGTGCCAATTTATGCCACTACT TCTTTTACCTTCAATGACTCCGCTCATGGCGCTAGACTCTTCGGTCTTAAAGAATTCGGCAACATCTACAGCCGTATTATGAAC CCAACTGTCGATGTCTTCGAAAAGCGAATCGCGGCCCTTGAAGGCGGTGTTGCAGCCGTCGCGGCTTCGTCCGGCCAGGCTGCTCAATTCATGGCAATTGCTGCTCTAGCCCACCAGGGTGACAACATCGTTTCTACCACGAACCTCTACGGCGGTACCTATAACCAGTTCAAGGTCATGCTCCCACGCTTGGGAATTCAGACCAAATTCGTAAACGGTGACAAGCCAGAGGACATTTCTGCTGCGATTGACGACCGCACAAAGGCAGTTTATATCGAGACCATCGGTAACCCACGCTACAATGTCCCTGACTTTGAAGCTATTGCCAAAGTTGCCCATGAGAAGGGTGTGCCTTTAATC GTTGACAACACTTTCGGTGCAGGTGGTTATTTCTGCCAGCCCATCAAGCATGGCGCCGACATCGTCGTTCACAGTGCCACCAAATGGATTGGTGGCCATGGAACCACCATTGCAGGTGTTGTCATTGACAGCGGCAAGTTCGACTGGGGCAAGCATGGCAAGCGATTCCCACAATTTATCGAGCCATCCGAGGGATACCATGGCCTCAAGTTCTGGGAGACATTCGGCTCGATCGCTTACGCTATTCGTGTGCGTGTTGAGATCCTTAGAGATTTGGGCGCTGCCTTGAACCCATTCGGCGCCCAGCAAATTCTTCTCGGTATAGAGACGTTGAGCTTGAGAGGCGAGCGACATGCTAGTAACGCAATTGCGCTTGCTCGCTGGCTGGAGAAGAACGAGAACGTTGCCTGGGTCTCATATCCCGGTCTCGAAAGCCACCCAAGCCACGAAACTGCGAAGAAGTACCTCAAACGTGGCTTTGGTGGCGTGCTATCATTCGGTGTTAAGGGAGGCGCTGCAGCAGGTAGCGAGGTTGTTGATAACTTTAAGTTGATTTCAAACCTTGCCAA TGTCGGTGATTCCAAGACCCTCGCCATCCACCCGTGGTCAACAACCCACGAGCAGTTGACTGAGGAAGAAAGAATCGCCTCTGGTGTCACCGAAGATGCCATTCGTCTTTCAGTCGGCACTGAGCATATTGACGACATCATCGCTGACTTTGAACAGTCATTTGCCGTGGCTGCCGATTCCAGTAAGAAGGCTCTTCCGGATCGCACCGTTGCTAACAACTGA
- a CDS encoding uncharacterized protein (EggNog:ENOG410PQCR~COG:S~TransMembrane:1 (n10-20c25/26o172-190i)~BUSCO:15519at33183): MRPSNLYSYILALSSLVLPISTAFSLTISIPSSNLLPNPNALPASTHATLTTLAPKQTLLRAPLSRSSSFTFCELRPDSESSSPSGDVTSYLLDIHCRDYIFAPYRVDVGADGNVIGVWETYRGNSWDNKGAEKAVGTGSGPVHVEAKVLGKREFYEERPKFSPLSLFKNPMILLAVVALAITVGMPYLVENMDPETREEWERQRAAGVLPGSGSRKAPASNFDLAGWMAGTSPGPIEAAKAASASAREGDSGQSTVRRR, translated from the exons ATGCGTCCTTCAAATCTCTATTCCTATATTCTAGCGCTCTCTTCACTCGTCCTTCCCATTTCCACGGCGTTCAGCCTTACGATCTCAATTCCGTCATCAAACCTCCTCCCGAATCCAAATGCGCTCCCAGCTTCAACCCACGCGACTCTAACCACCCTCGCGCCCAAACAGACGTTACTGAGAGCGCCGCTATCCCGGTCATCGTCCTTTACCTTCTGTGAACTTCGACCAGACTCTGAATCCTCTTCGCCTTCAGGGGACGTGACCTCATATCTCCTGGACATCCACTGCCGCGATTATATATTTGCACCTTACCGCGTCGATGTTGGAGCTGATGGGAACGTGATTGGAGTGTGGGAGACCTACCGGGGAAATTCATGGGATAACAAGGGAGCGGAAAAGGCTGTAGGGACGGGATCGGGCCCGGTTCACGTGGAAGCCAAAGTGTTGGGCAAACGGGAGTTCTACGAGGAACGGCCAAAGT TCTCTCCGCTCAGCTTGTTCAAGAATCCAATGATTCTTCTCGCTGTGGTGGCTCTGGCGATTACAGTTGGAATGCCTTATCTTGTCGAGAACA TGGATCCTGAGACGCGCGAAGAGTGGGAGAGACAACGCGCTGCCGGTGTACTACCTGGGAGCGGGTCAAGAAAGGCACCTGCTTCTAACTTTGATCTTGCAGGATGGATGGCAGGAACAAGTCCTGGGCCAATAGAGGCGGCCAAAGCAGCCAGTGCTAGCGCGAGAGAAGGTGACAGTGGTCAGTCAACTGTaaggagaagatga